A window of the Cystobacter fuscus genome harbors these coding sequences:
- a CDS encoding prepilin-type N-terminal cleavage/methylation domain-containing protein, protein MPPSNRPPTPAPRGFTLVELMVGAVMTTIILAAVATALMGVQGAFQRESRVKVAVEGLRTTTSFIEQRLRMAGYGVDPRFAFDFSGAVIPDGAKSNYTVVLGGSQPNSITDDLAFRYRDAAWMRRGHLAGSTVVLEDPGSTFGVSFNKGQLLLVSCVGSREYVVMKAGAAGVSAEANASGGFILDPALSSVPLNTPCLSRAGNSAPYLMMIHVMRLRIVALDGRPFLMAFQGLDELDLSSAVPLAADVESFQVAYVMNRPVPGSPNAGVMAVDFNSPVTNWVLGDTGSALADRTPDPNALPVPVLKLPYEDPARYNRHPANIRAVRLSIGIRSTTPESNGRRAFERVDLEDSGEAGPADGYYRTNMTTTVRVPNMLSRSTFNPPVGDESTGLNVWGG, encoded by the coding sequence ATGCCTCCTTCGAATCGCCCCCCGACCCCCGCACCGCGCGGCTTCACGCTCGTCGAGCTCATGGTGGGCGCGGTGATGACGACGATCATCCTCGCGGCCGTGGCCACCGCCCTGATGGGCGTGCAGGGGGCCTTCCAGCGCGAGTCGCGCGTGAAGGTGGCGGTGGAGGGGTTGCGCACGACGACGAGCTTCATCGAGCAGCGGCTGCGCATGGCGGGCTACGGCGTGGATCCGCGCTTCGCCTTCGACTTCAGCGGGGCGGTGATTCCGGACGGCGCCAAGTCCAACTACACCGTGGTGCTCGGTGGCTCCCAGCCCAACTCCATCACGGATGACCTGGCCTTCCGCTACCGGGACGCGGCGTGGATGCGCCGGGGGCACCTCGCGGGCTCCACCGTCGTGCTGGAGGACCCTGGGAGCACGTTCGGCGTGAGCTTCAACAAGGGCCAGCTCCTGCTCGTGTCGTGCGTGGGCAGCCGGGAGTACGTGGTGATGAAGGCCGGCGCGGCGGGGGTGTCGGCGGAGGCGAACGCGTCCGGCGGCTTCATCCTGGATCCGGCCCTCTCGTCCGTCCCCCTCAATACGCCGTGCCTGTCCAGGGCGGGCAACAGCGCGCCCTACCTGATGATGATCCACGTGATGCGCCTGCGCATCGTGGCCCTGGACGGCCGCCCGTTCCTGATGGCGTTCCAGGGCCTGGACGAGCTGGACCTGTCGAGCGCCGTGCCGCTGGCCGCGGACGTGGAGTCCTTCCAGGTGGCCTACGTGATGAACCGGCCGGTGCCGGGCAGCCCCAACGCGGGGGTGATGGCGGTGGACTTCAACTCCCCGGTGACCAACTGGGTGTTGGGGGACACGGGCAGCGCGCTCGCGGACCGCACTCCGGATCCCAACGCCCTGCCGGTCCCCGTCCTCAAGCTGCCCTACGAGGATCCGGCCCGCTACAACCGGCACCCGGCCAACATCCGCGCCGTGCGCCTGAGCATCGGCATCCGCTCGACCACCCCCGAGTCCAATGGGCGCCGCGCCTTCGAGCGCGTGGATCTGGAGGACTCGGGCGAGGCGGGGCCGGCGGATGGCTACTACCGCACCAACATGACCACCACCGTGCGCGTCCCCAACATGCTGTCGCGCTCGACCTTCAATCCTCCGGTGGGTGACGAATCCACCGGTCTCAATGTGTGGGGAGGCTGA